In Candidatus Poribacteria bacterium, the sequence TGATATCTCCAGAGTTTGAAGGAGGTCTATTGTAAAAGGAGGAGTTTTTACAGATCACGTTTATCGAAAATCAGCGTCTACATCTAGTGGATAAATAGGGCGGCGTACCTTCTGATAATCGTAGGAGAAGAGATCCGGGCTATGGACGCCGGGGGTATCTACCTCCAAAATCTCATGAGCGATTGGCGTGTAGTCTGCACGGAAATGAACGGCTGATTTGAGCGCAA encodes:
- a CDS encoding MlrC C-terminal domain-containing protein, giving the protein ALKSAVHFRADYTPIAHEILEVDTPGVHSPDLFSYDYQKVRRPIYPLDVDADFR